A genome region from Brassica oleracea var. oleracea cultivar TO1000 chromosome C2, BOL, whole genome shotgun sequence includes the following:
- the LOC106325156 gene encoding uncharacterized protein LOC106325156 isoform X4 encodes MGLATVVQIFNFLSLRFFNSLASLSKRYSPMGEVVENTNAAPVSEDKLYGFKRQEMYSGALAGSVAPYGRHVFLCYKSHETWLPRVESEGLPQRFAKSFKDRRADFAVETKLTVCGGGGGESDGDVLVFPDMIRYKALKDTDVDAFVEDVLVNGKPWTSGIQEELSGSFVFVCAHGSRDKRCGVCGPALIEKFEQEIGSRGLSDQIFVKPCSHIGGHKYAGNLIVFSPDPAGNVSGHWYGYVTPDDVPAMLDQHIAKGEIIQNLSSLYFYTESMPVYFALDVYRVLDLKILNFCKSVSFSFLTSN; translated from the exons ATGGGACTAGCGACGGTTGTTCAGATTTTTAATTTTCTTTCGCTTCGATTCTTCAACTCTCTCGCTTCCCTAAGCAAGAGGTACTCTCCAATGGGGGAAGTAGTGGAGAACACCAACGCCGCTCCGGTCTCCGAAGACAAGCTGTACGGCTTTAAACGCCAGGAGATGTACAGTGGCGCCCTCGCCGGCTCCGTCGCTCCGTACGGTCGCCACGTGTTCCTTTGCTACAAGAGCCACGAGACCTGGCTTCCTCGCGTCGAATCCGAAGGTCTCCCGCAGCGTTTCGCTAAGTCGTTCAAGGATCGGAGAGCTGATTTCGCTGTTGAG ACGAAGCTGACGGTGTGTGGTGGTGGAGGTGGTGAATCTGATGGAGATGTGTTGGTTTTCCCTGATATGATCAGATACAA GGCGCTTAAGGACACAGATGTGGATGCTTTTGTGGAAGATGTGCTTGTTAACGGGAAACCGTGGACCTCTGGGATTCAGGAAGAGTTATCAGGTTCCTTTGTATTTGTGTGCGCTCATGGTAGCCGGGACAAAAGATGCGGTGTTTGTGGACCAGCTCTTATTGAGAAGTTCGAGCAGGAGATAGGCTCCCGTGGACTTTCAGACCAAATCTTCGTTAAGCCATGCTCTCATATCGGTGGGCACAAGTATGCTGGAAATTTGATTGTCTTCAGCCCTGATCCAGCTGGAAATGTTTCTGGCCATTG GTATGGCTATGTGACTCCTGATGACGTGCCTGCAATGCTTGATCAGCACATTGCAAAAGGAGAAATCATACAAAACCTTTCCAG TTTATATTTTTATACGGAATCCATGCCTGTATACTTTGCTCTAGATGTATATCGCGTGTTGGATCTGAAGATTCTGAACTTTTGCAAGTCTGTATCGTTTTCGTTTCTAACAAGTAACTAG
- the LOC106325063 gene encoding LOB domain-containing protein 25-like, giving the protein MASSYSNYINSPCAACKFLRRRCTSDCVFAPYFPPDEPTKFANVHRIFGASNVSKILHEVAPHQREDTVNSLAYEAEARLNDPVYGCVGAISVLQRQVLKLQRELEETNADLMRYASSLGGEMTSNYGGQRG; this is encoded by the coding sequence ATGGCATCATCGTACTCAAACTACATAAACTCACCGTGCGCGGCATGCAAATTCCTCCGGCGGAGATGCACATCAGACTGCGTGTTCGCACCATACTTTCCTCCAGACGAACCTACAAAGTTTGCGAACGTCCACCGTATATTCGGGGCTAGCAACGTGAGCAAGATTCTCCACGAGGTGGCGCCACATCAACGAGAAGACACGGTGAACTCGCTGGCTTACGAGGCGGAGGCACGGCTAAATGATCCAGTGTACGGCTGCGTTGGGGCCATCTCGGTGCTCCAAAGACAAGTCTTGAAGCTGCAAAGGGAACTAGAGGAGACGAATGCTGATCTCATGAGGTACGCTAGTTCTCTTGGTGGTGAAATGACGTCGAATTATGGAGGACAGAGAGGTTGA